In one window of Candidatus Hydrogenedens sp. DNA:
- a CDS encoding family 1 glycosylhydrolase: MRSIKVKITIFFLFLFLSLCEICLADAPSKTIQYEPIKFLPDNPPLYFSNTNFKDPYWEIDFSKTDIAVFNHPSLSLFGSPKKFILHLWSSSSGSELNFIFASHFQFFQKSIGPLRFGEQIIEFNAPPEGWNFHSGENDGRVRLPLRFLSLEIRKSACPSDILHLQILDFKCETEITPNQECVLIPKNEENNKDSIFSSCTFINLLPQNVCGKLTVHLTDWEQNIISSYSQDLTLPPNAQPINIKIPAHIPIEKNVIEINWIFERNDLQSFNVNTTYCRNLDYPINRKIAPDSPWGMGLYLLRYGSDQKSRELSAEIASRAGIKWTREDFVWAHIEPEPGKFQFDYYDNLVNTALNYGISVYGILCYWSNWTEPYTLKGIEDFVRYTEATVEHFKDRVKFWEIYNEPNIFFWQGPKELYPELVKRCYETIKRVDPSAQVLAISTSGIDFNFIDFCMKAGTPFDILTIHPYRRVLDEEKFIFELKRVANQVQNRPVWITEMGWSSHLWQNGVTEREQALLLARSYLSAIASGAVQNISWYDFRNDGDDPFYFESNFGIIKNNFAPKPALHACANICNLLPDNKINNCDNLGNNIIAFKQGETIVLWPTKEDTHLTARIISPPVKIQNLMGETMSEYNKKAIITLNLRKGYPIFILGGSVKFLKPKN, translated from the coding sequence ATGAGAAGCATAAAAGTAAAAATAACTATTTTTTTCTTATTCCTATTTTTATCTCTCTGTGAAATATGTTTGGCAGATGCTCCATCGAAAACAATACAATATGAACCCATAAAATTTTTACCCGACAATCCGCCTCTTTACTTTTCAAATACAAACTTTAAAGACCCTTATTGGGAAATAGATTTCTCTAAAACGGACATCGCTGTCTTTAACCATCCATCTTTATCTTTGTTTGGTTCACCAAAAAAATTCATACTACATCTGTGGTCAAGTTCTTCTGGAAGCGAATTAAACTTTATTTTTGCTTCACATTTTCAGTTTTTCCAAAAAAGCATAGGTCCTCTACGTTTTGGCGAACAGATAATAGAATTCAATGCTCCCCCTGAGGGATGGAATTTTCACTCTGGTGAGAACGACGGCAGGGTACGTCTACCCCTAAGATTCTTAAGTTTAGAAATAAGAAAATCAGCATGCCCAAGCGATATATTACATCTACAAATATTAGATTTCAAATGTGAGACAGAAATTACGCCTAATCAAGAATGTGTTCTTATTCCCAAAAATGAGGAGAACAACAAAGACAGCATTTTCTCTTCATGCACTTTTATAAATCTTCTACCTCAAAATGTTTGTGGCAAATTAACTGTCCATTTAACAGATTGGGAACAAAATATTATCTCCTCATATTCGCAAGACCTAACATTACCCCCGAATGCTCAACCTATAAATATAAAAATACCAGCACACATTCCCATCGAAAAAAATGTCATCGAAATAAACTGGATTTTTGAAAGAAACGATTTGCAAAGTTTCAATGTGAATACAACATACTGCAGAAACCTCGATTATCCAATTAATAGAAAAATAGCCCCAGATTCCCCATGGGGCATGGGATTATATTTACTTCGTTACGGTTCTGACCAAAAAAGCCGTGAATTATCCGCAGAAATTGCTTCCAGAGCAGGCATCAAATGGACAAGAGAAGATTTTGTGTGGGCTCATATAGAACCTGAACCCGGAAAATTTCAATTTGATTATTATGACAATCTTGTAAATACAGCATTAAATTATGGCATTAGTGTGTATGGCATTCTTTGTTATTGGTCAAACTGGACAGAACCCTATACTCTCAAAGGGATTGAAGATTTCGTTCGCTATACTGAAGCTACAGTAGAGCATTTTAAGGACAGAGTTAAGTTTTGGGAAATTTATAATGAACCCAATATATTCTTCTGGCAGGGACCCAAAGAACTTTATCCAGAATTAGTAAAAAGGTGTTATGAAACCATCAAGAGAGTTGACCCTTCAGCACAGGTCCTTGCAATTTCTACATCAGGAATTGATTTCAATTTTATAGATTTCTGTATGAAAGCTGGTACTCCGTTTGATATTCTAACCATACATCCTTATCGAAGAGTTCTTGATGAAGAAAAATTTATATTCGAATTAAAAAGGGTGGCAAATCAAGTTCAAAACCGCCCTGTATGGATAACTGAAATGGGATGGAGTAGCCATCTATGGCAAAACGGTGTAACTGAACGAGAACAAGCATTACTCCTGGCACGTTCTTACCTATCAGCCATTGCTTCAGGTGCCGTTCAAAATATCAGCTGGTATGATTTCCGAAATGATGGTGATGACCCATTTTATTTTGAATCCAACTTCGGGATCATCAAAAATAACTTTGCACCCAAACCTGCATTACATGCATGTGCTAATATATGTAATTTACTGCCTGATAATAAAATAAACAATTGTGATAATCTTGGAAATAACATCATCGCATTTAAACAAGGTGAAACCATTGTCCTCTGGCCTACAAAAGAAGACACACACTTAACCGCCAGAATTATCTCCCCTCCTGTAAAAATTCAAAATCTCATGGGTGAAACAATGTCAGAATACAACAAAAAAGCAATTATAACATTAAATCTACGCAAGGGCTATCCAATATTCATACTCGGTGGCTCTGTAAAGTTCCTCAAACCTAAAAATTAG
- the nadE gene encoding NAD(+) synthase translates to MRLIRVATASVSVKVGDFKRNADTLCEVIETAKKEGVHLLVTPELAVSGYSLEDRLFWDEIVVRSWDELKRVAEHTRGIGVFVGLPVKKESHLFNAGAFLCDGLIHGFVLKKYLPTYQVFYEARYWSSWDSGITEIYDLPAGDLIFELPFGKVSAEICEDVWSSYSPSVDRAIHGAEIICNLSASPFNPLKNQLRKQLILANAMRLKVIYIYSNLLGCDNSRLVFDGGGIIATPEGHVVEGAILSNRRWVLTSTVIDLDEVTRVRKENSTWKMESLQYEKQGESKKVIVGLSQYKPSPLKEWVKELPKSFYVIEKAEEDDKSISNNYFEQLYKALSLGLRDYYEKVGIFETFLVALSGGRDSALCLLLAVEAGKNLNEGKHPEKYREKVACIYLPHKEYSSTATRESAEALAKELEVPFKLVSIHEEAEIALKKAEEIVGSGKNIKPLTRQNLQARIRGAMMLNWANNVNGLLLVTSNLSESAVGYTTTGGDNEGGFSPIANVPKTVISSLLEYLAETRGIKSLEKILKIPPTAELAPNQTDEGDLMPYRVLDELIYLFAKQRFSLVDCWRVICIRFPEYTSGQLKKWTEDFAKRFVANQWKRDQHPVSLKVLEPDFDPKTGFRFPVIQSIDSEIEELKKAKL, encoded by the coding sequence ATGAGATTAATTCGTGTTGCAACCGCTTCTGTATCGGTTAAAGTTGGTGATTTTAAGAGGAATGCGGATACGTTATGTGAAGTTATCGAAACTGCTAAAAAGGAAGGTGTTCATTTGCTTGTTACGCCGGAGTTGGCGGTAAGCGGGTATAGTTTGGAAGACCGTTTATTCTGGGATGAAATTGTAGTACGGAGTTGGGATGAGCTAAAAAGGGTTGCAGAGCATACCAGAGGGATAGGTGTTTTCGTGGGTTTGCCTGTGAAGAAGGAATCGCATTTATTTAATGCAGGTGCTTTTTTATGTGATGGTTTGATACATGGATTTGTGCTGAAGAAATATTTGCCGACATATCAAGTATTTTATGAGGCGAGGTATTGGTCTTCGTGGGATTCAGGAATTACAGAAATTTATGATTTGCCTGCTGGGGATTTAATTTTTGAATTACCTTTTGGAAAAGTTTCTGCTGAAATTTGTGAAGATGTATGGTCATCATATTCTCCGTCTGTGGATCGTGCTATTCATGGTGCGGAAATTATTTGTAATTTGAGTGCATCTCCTTTTAATCCGCTGAAGAACCAATTGAGGAAGCAGTTAATACTTGCAAATGCAATGCGACTAAAAGTGATATATATTTATTCTAATTTGTTAGGCTGTGATAATAGCCGTCTTGTTTTTGATGGGGGAGGTATAATTGCTACTCCTGAGGGGCATGTGGTCGAGGGGGCTATTTTATCGAATCGGAGATGGGTTTTAACATCAACTGTTATAGATTTGGATGAAGTTACACGAGTTCGTAAAGAGAATTCAACATGGAAAATGGAATCCCTTCAATATGAGAAGCAAGGGGAGTCAAAGAAGGTTATTGTAGGATTATCTCAATATAAACCGTCTCCTTTAAAAGAATGGGTTAAGGAATTGCCGAAAAGTTTTTATGTTATAGAAAAAGCAGAAGAGGATGACAAATCAATAAGTAATAATTATTTTGAGCAATTGTATAAGGCGTTATCATTAGGATTGCGGGATTATTATGAGAAGGTAGGCATATTTGAAACGTTTTTGGTCGCTCTTTCAGGGGGTAGAGATAGTGCATTATGTTTGCTTCTTGCTGTTGAGGCGGGAAAGAATTTAAATGAAGGTAAACATCCAGAGAAGTATAGAGAGAAGGTTGCGTGTATTTATTTGCCACATAAAGAATATAGTAGCACAGCAACAAGGGAATCCGCAGAAGCGTTAGCTAAGGAATTAGAAGTGCCATTTAAGTTGGTTTCTATTCATGAGGAGGCGGAGATAGCCCTTAAAAAGGCGGAAGAAATTGTAGGTTCTGGTAAGAATATCAAACCGTTAACACGACAGAATCTTCAAGCGCGTATTCGTGGTGCTATGATGCTTAATTGGGCTAATAATGTGAATGGGTTATTATTGGTTACATCTAATTTAAGTGAGTCGGCGGTGGGATATACCACAACGGGTGGAGATAACGAAGGAGGATTTTCTCCAATTGCAAACGTGCCAAAGACGGTTATATCTTCACTACTTGAGTATCTTGCGGAGACAAGAGGCATTAAGTCATTAGAAAAAATTCTTAAGATTCCACCGACGGCAGAATTAGCCCCAAATCAGACAGATGAGGGTGACCTTATGCCGTATAGGGTTTTAGATGAATTAATATATTTGTTTGCAAAGCAGAGATTCTCGCTTGTAGACTGTTGGCGGGTTATATGTATAAGATTTCCAGAATATACATCGGGACAATTGAAAAAATGGACAGAAGACTTTGCAAAGAGGTTTGTTGCAAATCAATGGAAACGTGACCAGCATCCCGTTTCATTAAAGGTGCTTGAACCTGATTTTGACCCCAAAACAGGATTTCGTTTTCCAGTTATTCAAAGTATTGATAGTGAGATTGAAGAACTTAAAAAGGCGAAGCTCTAA